The Pseudoliparis swirei isolate HS2019 ecotype Mariana Trench chromosome 16, NWPU_hadal_v1, whole genome shotgun sequence genome includes a window with the following:
- the cbln2b gene encoding cerebellin-2b: MVPARCPGPCAILALVLLVGCRAAFCLGQNDTEPIVLEGKCLVVCDSNPSSDGGVTSSLGISVRSAGAKVAFSAVRGTNHEPSEMSNTSMTIYFDQVLVNIGNHFDLKASVFLAPRRGIYSFSFHVVKVYNRQTIQVNLLQNDYPVISAFAGDQDVTREAASNGVLLMVEREDRVSLKLERGTLMGGWKYSTFSGFLVFPL, translated from the exons ATGGTGCCCGCGCGCTGCCCGGGACCCTGTGCCATACTGGCACTGGTTCTCCTCGTGGGATGCAGGGCGGCTTTCTGCCTCGGCCAGAATGACACGGAGCCCATCGTGCTCGAAGGAAAATGTCTTGTGGTGTGCGACTCTAACCCTTCTTCGGACGGAGGGGTCACCTCCTCACTTGGCATATCAGTCCGCTCCGCTGGGGCAAAAGTGGCTTTTTCCGCCGTGCGTGGAACCAACCATGAGCCGTCAGAGATGAGCAACACGTCTATGACCATCTACTTTGACCAG GTTTTAGTGAACATCGGCAACCATTTCGATCTCAAAGCAAGTGTGTTCCTGGCTCCAAGGAGGGGGATATACAGTTTCAGCTTTCACGTGGTGAAAGTCTACAATAGACAAACTATACAG GTGAACCTGCTGCAGAATGATTATCCTGTCATATCAGCATTCGCCGGTGACCAGGACGTTACGAGAGAGGCGGCCAGCAACGGAGTACTGCTGATGGTTGAACGGGAGGACCGCGTCTCTCTGAAGCTGGAACGGGGCACCTTAATGGGCGGATGGAAATACTCCACCTTCTCAGGCTTTCTAGTCTTTCCTCTATAA
- the fbxo15 gene encoding F-box only protein 15, with translation MAAPRAVTSRMRTSKRADKSYPASTLNFLKRLPSEILIKILSYLDAAALFSIIHVSRLFYQLANDEALWNRIYIVEVSKKKKRNPNCVDKQSLKMATLELHDRAAGHWKQLYFKTVASYGMNMWRIHLGLISGHTGLPSRTERVLRNLLVTWELTVSDRSGHEGTHELSWSKFCETSVTLCWSGGGCLPDYQQISTLQLHGVRRIALNCPGLKKPGWRSLMANVDMPALTQGAQVIGQDRLVELKLLQPGMIIGVWRERSSVAFVMFTLHFHRLVERSIQGSSVCPYVEPIIKSPLDDIDPEYGLHGYQLHIVLHNTACEIMSGSFPPMFCKRTQICDGFIQLTAISRAVISQHTPLSSRINIPWRCEALHGAVKNCCIMSLTLLDEFKKPFWCVCSPVSMELEKTPVSYDFDGEHFLIHHRDSDGQVKMNLVWMEEQRQLVLISLVVYVTVCKVNEHFSRNY, from the exons ATGGCGGCACCAAGAGCAGTCACTTCCAGAATGAGGACGTCCAAAAGAGCTGACAAATCGTATCCAGCGTCCACTCTGAACTTTCTGAAAAG ACTGCCATCTGAGATCCTGATAAAGATTCTGTCATACCTAGATGCCGCCGCTCTGTTTAGCATCATCCACGTCAGTCGGCTCTTCTACCAGCTGGCCAATGATGA AGCTCTGTGGAACAGGATATACATTGTAGAGGTAAGCAAGAAGAAAAAGCGGAACCCCAACTGCGTGGATAAGCAGTCGCTGAAGATGGCCACACTGGAGCTGCATGATCGGGCTGCGGGCCACTGGAAGCAGCTGTACTTCAAAACCGTAGCCTCATACGGCATGAACATGTGGAGAATTCATCTTGGACTCATCAGCGGTCACACTGGGCTGCCTAGCCGAACAGAGCGGGTCCTCAG AAACTTGCTCGTCACCTGGGAGCTGACAGTGTCTGACAGGTCGGGGCATGAGGGCACACATGAACTGAGCTGGTCCAAGTTCTGCGAGACGTCTGTGACTCTGTGCTGGAGCGGAGGAGGCTGCTTGCCCGACTACCAGCAGATTTCCACCCTTCAACTCCACGGCGTCAGGAGGATAGCCCTCAACTGCCCCGGCCTGAAGAA ACCTGGCTGGAGGTCCCTCATGGCGAATGTCGACATGCCGGCTCTAACTCAAGGCGCGCAGGTCATTGGTCAGGACAGACTTGTTGAACTCAAGCTGCTGCAGCCTGGCATGATCATCGGCGTCTGGAGG GAACGGTCCTCGGTCGCCTTTGTCATGTTCACCCTTCACTTCCACAGACTGGTGGAACGAAGCATCCAGGGATCTTCCGTTTG CCCCTACGTGGAGCCAATAATTAAATCCCCTTTGGATGACATAGACCCTGAATACGGTCTCCATGGTTACCAACTACACATTGTTCTGCACAACACTGCATGTGAAATCATGTCCGGAAGCTTCCCCCCAATGTTCTGCAAGAGAA ctCAGATCTGTGATGGCTTCATCCAGCTGACTGCCATTAGCAGGGCAGTGATATCGCAGCACACCCCTCTCTCCAGCAGAATCAACATTCCCTGGAGGTGTGAGGCCCTGCATGGTGCAGTGAAG AATTGCTGCATCATGAGTTTGACTCTACTGGATGAATTTAAGAAACCTTTCTGGTGTGTCTGCTCTCCTGTTTCCATGGAGCTCGAGAAGACTCCCGTCTCCTATGACTTTGATGGTGAGCACTTCTTGATCCACCATCGGGACTCAGACGGTCAGGTGAAGATGAACCTTGTTTGGATGGAGGAACAGAGGCAGTTGGTTCTGATCAGTTTGGTTGTCTATGTGACTGTTTGCAAAGTCAACGAGCATTTCAGTAGAAATTACTGA